From a region of the Desulfatirhabdium butyrativorans DSM 18734 genome:
- a CDS encoding acetyl-CoA C-acetyltransferase, which yields MKEAVIVSAVRTPVGSFNGTLAEFGATRLGAIVIQEAIRRASIDPAQINEVIMGQVLPCGYGQNPARQAAVQAGLPWEVECLTINKVCGSALKAVMLAAQAIQTGDAEVVVAGGMESMSRAPYYLDKARFGYRMGPGKIEDHMVHDGLWDIVNDFHMGISNELCSEKFSVSREDQDRYAAESYMRTLESIRSGRFQPEIVPVDIPQKKGGVKRFDTDECAQETPYETLAKMRPAFKPDGVGTAGNASIISDGAAAVVVMSREKAEKLGCTILATIGAQASAGIDMKYVLVAPILAVPKCCRKEGISLKDVDLFEINEAFSGSTVAVMRELQLDAAKVNVNGGSVSIGHPIGASGCRILVTLLYEMARRNVKTGLASLCLGGGEAVALIVKR from the coding sequence ATGAAAGAAGCTGTAATTGTCAGTGCCGTCCGAACGCCGGTCGGAAGTTTCAATGGAACCCTTGCCGAGTTCGGTGCAACCCGTCTTGGCGCCATTGTCATCCAGGAAGCCATCCGGAGGGCATCCATCGATCCGGCCCAAATCAATGAAGTCATCATGGGACAGGTTCTTCCCTGCGGCTATGGCCAGAACCCGGCAAGGCAAGCTGCCGTACAGGCAGGGCTTCCCTGGGAAGTCGAATGCCTCACCATCAACAAGGTCTGCGGTTCCGCGCTCAAGGCCGTCATGCTCGCCGCCCAGGCCATCCAGACCGGCGATGCCGAGGTTGTGGTGGCAGGCGGCATGGAGTCCATGAGCCGGGCCCCGTACTATCTCGACAAGGCCCGTTTCGGTTACCGCATGGGCCCCGGTAAAATCGAGGACCACATGGTCCACGACGGATTATGGGACATCGTGAACGATTTCCACATGGGCATATCGAATGAGCTGTGCTCGGAGAAATTTTCCGTCAGCCGGGAAGATCAGGATCGGTATGCCGCCGAATCCTACATGCGCACCCTGGAATCGATCCGATCCGGGCGTTTTCAGCCGGAAATCGTGCCTGTCGATATTCCCCAGAAAAAAGGCGGGGTAAAACGCTTCGATACCGATGAATGCGCCCAGGAAACCCCTTATGAAACCCTGGCCAAAATGCGCCCCGCATTCAAGCCGGATGGCGTGGGCACGGCAGGCAACGCTTCCATCATCAGCGACGGTGCGGCAGCCGTCGTGGTGATGTCCCGGGAAAAGGCCGAAAAGCTGGGTTGCACGATCCTCGCCACCATTGGCGCGCAGGCATCGGCAGGCATCGACATGAAGTACGTTCTGGTCGCCCCGATTCTCGCAGTACCCAAATGCTGCAGGAAAGAAGGCATTTCACTCAAGGATGTCGATCTGTTCGAGATCAACGAAGCCTTCAGCGGATCGACCGTCGCCGTGATGCGGGAATTGCAACTGGACGCCGCCAAGGTCAACGTGAATGGCGGCAGCGTATCCATCGGCCATCCGATCGGCGCCAGCGGGTGCCGGATTCTGGTGACGCTGTTGTACGAAATGGCCAGGAGAAATGTGAAAACGGGCCTGGCCTCCCTGTGCCTGGGCGGCGGCGAAGCCGTAGCGCTGATCGTCAAACGATAA
- the icmF gene encoding fused isobutyryl-CoA mutase/GTPase IcmF: MSFETQPVKPQNHIRVVTATSLFDGHDAAINIMRRILQDTGVEVIHLGHNRSVTEIVDAAIEEDAQGIAVSSYQGGHMEFFKYMIDLLRERGAAHIKVFGGGGGVIVPVEIKELEAYGVTKIYSPEDGAHVGLQGIINDMVRKMDFSTVSDEEFDLDALRPENKNAIANLITAIEEAKTNDPQKLERLLARIKAKTPSNRVPIIGITGTGGAGKSSLTDELILRMLHDLEDVHIAIVSCDPSRRKTGGALLGDRIRMNAIGDSRVYMRSLATRRSHTEIPDALAEILQALKIVGFDLIISETAGIGQGDSHIVDLTDLSMYVMTAEFGAASQLEKIDMLDFADIIVVNKFEKRGGEDAVRDVRKQVQRNRRAWDKSPEEMPVYGTIASRFNDDGVTALYQGILDALNEKCGTNFTTRLERPATRTSSSKTIIIPPERTRYLAEIADTIREYHQKTKQQAAAIRKVWHLEEAMKQLGPAIEGDRDELLAKLREAVQEARKAVEPETGALLQEWSVIQDAYRKDELVYQVRGQDVRVPLYTKSLSQQKIPKVAIPRFTDPGEIYRWMREENVAGRFPYTAGVFPMKRVGEDPTRMFAGEGDPARTNRRFKLLSAASEAKRLSTAFDSVTLYGYDPDRRPDIYGKIGTSGVSICTLEDVKILYSGFDLCSPSTSVSMTINGPAPIMLAMFMNTAIDQQLDKFRVETGREPSVDEAAKIRADVLSNVRGTVQADILKEDQGQNTCIFSIDFALKMMGDIQQYFIENHVRNFYSVSISGYHIAEAGANPITQLALTLSNGFTYVEYYLSRNMPIDSFAPNLSFFFSNGMDPEYTAIGRVARRIWSIAMKYKYKGSERSQMLKYHIQTSGRSLHSQDIQFNDIRTTLQALCAIYDNCNSLHTNAFDEAITTPSTESVRRALAIQLIINREWGLAKNENPNQGSFIVEELTRLVEEAVLSEFDRITERGGVLGAMETGYQRSKIQEESIYYETLKHTGEYPIVGVNTFRDPNVSGDELSDDIELARATEEEKESQLRRLAEFQQQHAAEAPAALKRLQQVALSGENIFAELMDTVRVCSLGQITGALYAVGGKYRRNM, translated from the coding sequence GTGAGTTTCGAGACCCAACCCGTCAAACCCCAAAACCATATCCGCGTCGTTACGGCAACATCCCTTTTCGACGGTCACGATGCCGCCATCAACATCATGCGGCGAATCCTGCAGGATACGGGTGTGGAGGTGATCCATCTGGGACATAACCGCTCCGTCACCGAAATCGTCGATGCAGCCATCGAAGAAGACGCCCAGGGAATCGCCGTGTCCAGTTACCAGGGCGGTCACATGGAATTTTTCAAGTACATGATCGACCTGCTCCGGGAAAGGGGTGCGGCTCACATCAAGGTGTTCGGCGGCGGCGGCGGGGTCATCGTTCCTGTCGAAATCAAGGAACTGGAAGCCTATGGCGTCACGAAAATCTATTCGCCCGAAGACGGCGCACATGTAGGGCTTCAGGGAATCATCAACGACATGGTCCGGAAGATGGATTTTTCAACCGTCTCAGACGAAGAATTCGATCTCGATGCCCTTCGTCCCGAAAACAAGAATGCCATCGCCAACCTGATTACCGCCATCGAAGAAGCCAAAACCAACGATCCCCAGAAACTGGAAAGGCTGCTGGCCCGCATCAAAGCCAAAACGCCCTCCAACCGTGTCCCGATCATCGGCATCACGGGAACCGGCGGAGCCGGTAAATCTTCGCTGACCGATGAGCTGATCCTGCGCATGCTTCACGATCTGGAAGATGTCCATATCGCGATCGTCAGTTGCGATCCCTCCCGCAGGAAAACCGGCGGCGCCCTTCTCGGCGACCGGATCCGGATGAATGCCATCGGTGATTCGCGCGTGTATATGCGATCGCTGGCCACCCGCAGATCCCATACCGAAATTCCCGATGCTCTGGCCGAAATCCTCCAGGCCCTCAAGATCGTCGGATTCGATCTCATCATTTCGGAGACGGCGGGCATCGGTCAGGGGGATTCCCACATCGTCGATCTGACGGACCTTTCCATGTATGTCATGACCGCCGAATTCGGCGCCGCCAGCCAGCTTGAAAAAATCGACATGCTCGATTTCGCGGACATCATCGTCGTGAACAAATTCGAAAAACGAGGCGGCGAGGATGCCGTCCGCGATGTCCGCAAACAGGTCCAGCGAAACCGCAGGGCATGGGACAAATCCCCCGAAGAGATGCCTGTCTACGGCACCATCGCCTCCCGGTTCAACGATGACGGGGTAACTGCCCTCTATCAGGGCATCCTGGATGCCTTGAACGAGAAATGCGGCACGAATTTCACGACGAGACTCGAGCGCCCGGCAACGCGCACATCCTCCTCCAAGACCATCATCATCCCGCCTGAAAGGACCCGCTATCTGGCCGAAATCGCCGATACGATCCGGGAATACCATCAGAAGACGAAGCAGCAGGCTGCGGCAATCCGCAAGGTATGGCATCTGGAAGAGGCGATGAAGCAACTGGGTCCTGCCATCGAAGGGGATCGGGACGAACTGCTGGCCAAACTGCGCGAAGCCGTCCAGGAAGCCCGGAAAGCGGTCGAGCCAGAAACCGGCGCCCTGCTGCAGGAATGGTCCGTCATCCAGGATGCCTACCGAAAGGATGAGCTGGTGTATCAGGTCCGCGGCCAGGATGTCCGGGTTCCCCTGTATACCAAATCGCTCTCCCAGCAAAAAATCCCGAAGGTCGCCATCCCCCGCTTCACGGACCCGGGCGAAATTTACCGATGGATGCGCGAAGAAAATGTCGCCGGACGATTCCCGTATACGGCAGGGGTTTTTCCCATGAAACGCGTGGGGGAGGATCCCACCCGGATGTTTGCCGGTGAAGGCGATCCGGCCAGGACCAACCGGAGATTCAAGCTGCTCTCTGCGGCATCCGAGGCCAAACGACTCTCCACAGCCTTCGACTCCGTCACGCTCTACGGATACGACCCCGACCGCAGGCCTGACATCTACGGCAAGATCGGCACATCGGGGGTCAGCATCTGCACCCTCGAAGACGTCAAGATTCTGTACAGCGGCTTTGACCTGTGCTCGCCCAGCACATCGGTTTCCATGACGATCAACGGTCCAGCACCCATCATGCTCGCCATGTTCATGAACACGGCCATCGATCAGCAGCTCGACAAGTTCCGGGTGGAAACCGGCCGGGAGCCATCTGTGGATGAAGCCGCCAAAATCCGTGCCGATGTGCTCTCCAATGTCCGCGGAACGGTGCAGGCGGACATCCTCAAGGAGGATCAGGGCCAGAACACCTGCATTTTCTCGATCGATTTCGCCCTCAAGATGATGGGCGACATCCAGCAGTACTTCATCGAAAACCATGTACGAAACTTCTATTCGGTTTCCATCTCCGGCTACCACATCGCGGAGGCCGGCGCAAACCCCATCACCCAACTGGCGCTGACACTTTCCAACGGCTTCACCTACGTGGAATATTACCTCTCCCGCAACATGCCGATCGACAGCTTTGCGCCCAATCTCTCGTTCTTTTTCTCCAACGGCATGGATCCGGAATATACGGCCATCGGACGGGTGGCGCGGCGCATCTGGTCCATCGCCATGAAGTACAAATACAAAGGCTCCGAGCGCTCCCAGATGCTGAAATACCACATCCAGACATCGGGCAGATCGCTTCACAGCCAGGATATCCAGTTCAACGATATCCGCACCACCCTGCAGGCCCTGTGCGCCATTTACGACAACTGCAACAGCCTCCACACCAACGCCTTCGACGAAGCCATCACGACGCCCTCCACCGAATCCGTCCGGCGCGCCCTGGCCATTCAGCTCATCATCAACCGGGAGTGGGGCCTGGCCAAAAACGAAAACCCGAACCAGGGCAGCTTCATCGTGGAAGAGCTGACCCGACTCGTGGAAGAGGCCGTTCTGTCCGAATTCGACCGGATCACGGAGCGCGGCGGCGTGCTGGGCGCCATGGAAACCGGGTACCAGCGGAGCAAGATCCAGGAAGAATCGATCTATTACGAGACGCTGAAGCATACCGGCGAATACCCCATTGTCGGCGTCAACACGTTCCGGGACCCCAATGTCAGCGGCGATGAGTTGAGTGACGACATCGAGCTGGCCAGAGCTACGGAAGAAGAGAAGGAAAGCCAGTTGAGGCGGCTGGCCGAATTCCAGCAGCAGCATGCGGCCGAGGCGCCTGCGGCCCTGAAGCGGCTGCAGCAGGTGGCCCTGAGCGGCGAAAATATCTTTGCCGAACTGATGGATACGGTGCGCGTCTGCTCGCTGGGCCAGATCACCGGCGCCCTCTATGCGGTTGGGGGAAAATACAGAAGGAATATGTGA
- a CDS encoding TetR/AcrR family transcriptional regulator: protein MNPHQSTKDVATLVKNPDLVEKRRRQIIDAAVELFIENGFHKTTTRQIASAAGFSIGSLYEYVKSKEDILYLVCDAIHQEMIHSVTEALSQATEAKNALAAAVREYFLVCHRMSDHILLIYQETQSLPQNWRKKVLENEVMITGLFVDILARLIASGDLPEMDEHTIELAAHNITVLGHMWTFRRWFLARHYSIDDYIAIQTRLILGLTHRKSD, encoded by the coding sequence ATGAATCCCCATCAATCCACAAAAGACGTAGCAACCCTCGTCAAAAACCCGGACCTTGTCGAAAAACGGCGCAGGCAAATCATCGATGCGGCGGTGGAACTGTTCATCGAAAACGGCTTCCACAAGACAACGACCCGCCAGATCGCGTCGGCCGCCGGTTTCTCCATAGGGTCTTTGTATGAATACGTCAAGTCCAAAGAAGACATCCTGTATCTCGTATGTGATGCCATTCACCAGGAAATGATCCACAGCGTCACGGAAGCATTATCCCAGGCGACCGAAGCCAAAAATGCCCTGGCTGCAGCTGTTCGCGAATATTTTCTGGTATGCCACCGCATGAGCGATCATATCCTGCTCATTTACCAGGAAACCCAGTCCCTGCCGCAGAACTGGCGCAAGAAAGTTTTGGAAAACGAAGTCATGATCACGGGCCTTTTTGTCGATATTCTGGCCAGACTGATCGCCTCCGGCGATCTTCCCGAAATGGACGAGCACACCATCGAACTGGCGGCGCACAACATTACGGTGCTGGGCCACATGTGGACATTTCGGCGGTGGTTTCTGGCAAGACACTACAGCATCGATGACTACATCGCCATTCAGACCCGGCTGATTCTCGGTCTGACTCACCGGAAATCGGACTGA
- a CDS encoding DUF294 nucleotidyltransferase-like domain-containing protein, with amino-acid sequence MTRLSIVDDLKRTDPFEILEDSVLEDVARQTEIKTYPSGAYVFRQGDVSLDRLFVIRSGLVEITVSNDRGIETVVGLRKPHDFFGETVVLSQQRYPGSARVKEETTCLLIKRRTIEGLIYSYTDFSSFFSALLAERMRMLYEGMVEEHSYDSYACAESPLFRKRVSEIMSYPVITCRQGDLVADAAKIMMDRDISAVVVLDRRDKPCGILTENHLVRHLIADRTFEIANCRVEQVLNSKVISIHPEAVIGQALVSMIRNKTKHLVVIERNDLVGIVTMVDLIKSRSTGQLLLSHHIENQQSIQGLAAIGHEVDNILHTLVSERASIVEILDVMSELHERMNQRVLELCEERMRREGYGPPPVSYCWINMGSAARGEQTLRTDQDNALILSDHPAENAQAVDGYFTRFAEIANESLSDCGFAKCPGNVMAFNPKWRRTLSGWMQAVAEWMNSVDPDDIRSLTILLDYRPVWGDMLLAEKLWDHIFAMVKQSLSAGHVLARDDKTFRIPVSFLGTFITEKGGPHKDEMNLKTAGIVHLVNGIRLLALNQSIREPSTFERLKLLEEAGALSRDDADLFRTSFEALMMLKLQENLKKISQGKPADNYIDPYSLRKRERMMLKDALSGVSILQKMITREFNVPWLQFFS; translated from the coding sequence ATGACCCGTTTATCGATTGTGGATGATCTCAAACGAACCGATCCGTTCGAGATTCTCGAAGACAGTGTGCTCGAGGATGTCGCCAGACAGACGGAAATCAAAACGTATCCTTCGGGAGCCTATGTCTTCCGGCAGGGCGATGTCAGCCTGGACAGGTTGTTTGTCATTCGCTCGGGGCTTGTCGAGATCACCGTTTCCAACGACAGGGGTATCGAAACCGTCGTTGGGCTCCGAAAACCCCACGACTTCTTCGGAGAGACCGTTGTGTTGTCTCAGCAGCGCTATCCGGGCTCGGCCAGGGTCAAAGAAGAAACGACGTGCCTGTTGATCAAGCGCCGAACCATCGAGGGGCTCATTTACAGCTACACCGATTTTTCTTCGTTTTTCAGCGCGTTGCTGGCGGAGCGCATGCGGATGCTCTATGAGGGTATGGTGGAAGAGCATTCCTACGATAGTTATGCCTGCGCCGAATCTCCCTTGTTCCGCAAGCGGGTAAGCGAAATCATGTCCTATCCGGTCATTACCTGCCGGCAGGGAGATCTGGTTGCGGATGCGGCCAAAATCATGATGGATCGGGATATCAGCGCCGTTGTTGTTCTGGATCGGCGGGACAAGCCCTGCGGTATCCTGACGGAAAACCACCTGGTTCGGCATTTGATTGCGGATCGAACGTTTGAAATCGCCAACTGCAGGGTCGAGCAGGTGCTGAACAGCAAGGTCATTTCCATCCACCCGGAGGCCGTTATCGGCCAGGCCCTCGTGTCGATGATCCGCAACAAGACAAAACACCTTGTTGTCATCGAACGAAACGACCTGGTCGGTATCGTGACGATGGTGGACTTGATCAAATCGCGAAGCACGGGGCAGTTGCTGCTGTCTCACCATATCGAAAACCAGCAGTCGATCCAGGGGTTGGCGGCCATCGGTCATGAGGTGGACAATATTTTGCATACACTTGTGAGCGAACGGGCCTCCATTGTGGAAATTCTCGATGTCATGTCCGAGCTGCACGAGCGCATGAATCAGCGCGTTCTCGAGCTCTGTGAGGAGCGCATGCGCCGGGAAGGTTATGGTCCGCCGCCGGTTTCCTATTGCTGGATCAATATGGGCAGCGCCGCCAGGGGGGAGCAGACCCTTCGAACGGATCAGGACAATGCACTGATTCTATCCGATCATCCTGCGGAGAATGCGCAGGCTGTGGATGGCTATTTCACACGGTTTGCGGAAATCGCCAACGAAAGTCTCAGTGATTGCGGGTTTGCCAAATGTCCCGGAAACGTGATGGCCTTCAATCCGAAATGGCGAAGGACGCTGAGCGGATGGATGCAGGCCGTTGCGGAATGGATGAATTCGGTCGATCCGGATGACATCCGGAGCCTGACCATCCTGCTGGATTATCGGCCCGTATGGGGTGATATGCTCCTTGCCGAAAAACTGTGGGATCATATTTTTGCGATGGTCAAGCAGTCGCTTTCCGCCGGGCATGTCCTTGCCAGGGACGATAAAACCTTTCGGATTCCCGTTAGTTTTCTGGGGACATTCATTACGGAAAAGGGTGGCCCGCACAAGGACGAAATGAACCTGAAGACGGCAGGAATCGTTCATCTGGTCAACGGTATTCGATTGCTTGCCCTGAACCAGTCGATTCGTGAACCTTCTACCTTCGAGCGACTGAAGCTTCTGGAGGAGGCGGGCGCGTTGTCGAGAGATGATGCCGATTTGTTCCGGACCAGTTTCGAGGCCTTGATGATGCTCAAGCTTCAGGAAAATCTCAAAAAAATCTCCCAGGGAAAACCTGCAGACAATTATATCGATCCATACAGCCTTCGCAAGCGCGAGCGCATGATGTTGAAAGATGCGCTGAGCGGGGTCTCGATTCTGCAGAAAATGATCACCCGAGAATTCAATGTTCCCTGGCTCCAGTTCTTCAGTTGA
- a CDS encoding AMP-binding protein — protein sequence MSQEHNMMNYEKTYAEFKWEVPEYYNFAGDVVDKWAQDPNKLAMWWVDDSGNEAKRTFADISKASRKLCNVLAQNGVKRGDVIVVILGRYIEWWELFTASIRMGAVIAPGTSQLTSKDLEYRVNTSKAVCFVTDNANAGKLDAIADKCPTLKCKLVVGGTRDGWLSYTEAVSKASDVFETAKTKHDEEAIVYFTSGTVGFPKMALHTHTSYPLGHYVTGKYWLDLKSDDLHWNISDTGWAKAAWSSYFGPWQCGAALFIHHTDRFDPKKTLELLAKYPVTVMCGAPTIYRMLVLQPLSDYKFPTLRHCVGAGEPLNPEIIEVWKKATGCTIRDGYGQTETVCLCGSFPCIEPRFGSMGKPTPGFDLQVIDDNGKIVPPNTEGDIAIRVKPTRPLGLFKEYWKEPERTASAFRGDWYLTGDRAYRDEDGYFWFVGRADDVILTSGYRIGPFEVESALIEHPAVAESAVVSSPDETRGEIVKAFVILAPGYQPSDALAKELQEYVKKVTAPYKYPRKIDFVTALPKTVSGKIRRVELRNAEWGRK from the coding sequence ATGAGTCAGGAACACAACATGATGAATTACGAAAAAACCTATGCGGAATTCAAATGGGAGGTGCCGGAGTACTACAATTTCGCAGGAGATGTGGTGGACAAGTGGGCCCAGGATCCCAATAAACTGGCCATGTGGTGGGTGGATGATTCCGGCAACGAGGCGAAAAGGACATTTGCCGATATCAGCAAGGCATCCCGGAAACTGTGCAACGTGCTGGCGCAAAACGGCGTGAAGCGCGGGGATGTGATCGTCGTTATCCTGGGTCGTTACATCGAATGGTGGGAACTGTTTACCGCATCCATCCGGATGGGTGCCGTCATCGCTCCCGGAACCTCCCAGCTTACATCCAAAGACCTGGAATACCGGGTCAATACATCGAAGGCCGTCTGCTTTGTGACGGATAACGCCAATGCCGGAAAGCTCGATGCCATCGCAGACAAATGCCCGACGCTCAAATGCAAACTCGTTGTGGGCGGCACCCGGGACGGCTGGCTGAGCTACACCGAGGCTGTCAGTAAGGCATCGGACGTATTTGAAACCGCCAAAACGAAACATGACGAAGAAGCCATCGTCTACTTCACCTCCGGAACGGTCGGATTCCCCAAAATGGCCCTGCATACGCACACGTCGTATCCGCTCGGCCACTACGTCACCGGCAAATACTGGCTCGATCTGAAATCCGACGATCTCCACTGGAACATTTCCGATACGGGTTGGGCCAAGGCTGCATGGAGCAGCTATTTCGGTCCCTGGCAGTGCGGTGCCGCACTCTTCATTCACCACACCGACCGCTTCGATCCCAAGAAAACCCTCGAACTGCTTGCCAAATACCCCGTCACCGTCATGTGCGGCGCACCCACCATTTACCGGATGCTCGTTCTGCAGCCCCTGTCCGATTACAAATTCCCCACACTGCGGCACTGCGTCGGAGCGGGCGAGCCGCTCAACCCGGAAATCATCGAAGTGTGGAAAAAGGCGACCGGTTGTACGATCCGGGATGGCTACGGCCAGACGGAAACGGTTTGTCTCTGCGGCAGTTTCCCCTGCATCGAGCCGCGTTTCGGGTCGATGGGCAAACCCACCCCCGGATTCGATCTGCAGGTCATCGACGACAACGGCAAGATCGTTCCGCCGAACACCGAGGGTGATATTGCCATTCGGGTGAAACCCACCCGGCCGCTCGGACTTTTCAAGGAATACTGGAAAGAGCCGGAAAGAACGGCCTCGGCTTTCCGAGGCGATTGGTACCTGACGGGAGATCGCGCGTATCGGGATGAAGATGGCTATTTCTGGTTTGTCGGGCGTGCGGATGACGTCATTCTGACTTCCGGTTACCGGATTGGCCCCTTCGAAGTGGAAAGCGCCCTGATCGAGCATCCCGCAGTTGCAGAGTCTGCGGTCGTTTCCAGCCCCGATGAAACCAGGGGTGAGATTGTCAAGGCTTTTGTCATTCTGGCGCCCGGTTATCAGCCAAGCGATGCCCTGGCCAAGGAACTGCAGGAGTACGTCAAGAAGGTTACCGCCCCGTACAAGTACCCCAGAAAGATCGATTTTGTAACGGCGCTTCCCAAGACCGTCAGCGGCAAGATCCGCCGGGTCGAGCTGCGCAATGCGGAATGGGGCCGGAAATAA
- a CDS encoding solute symporter family protein translates to MGSEFALQNIWVGVIVVVVLFAICYGIGYVSGKMTTSEDDFYAAGFKIGPVTNGLSMAATWASLATFLGVIALISKLQVPFVYLWIQWAISIPLLTLLYGTSLRRMKAYTPGTFIKARYGNAATLVVAGWMILIMVMYALGQMIGLGQAFELLFGIPYNIGLIVAGIATVGYITLGGMYGASYNAAFQMVIMTIAMIVPMGAIMKQMGSSGWWFPPLAYGDMVPSMLKVLPTFFDMKYDFRWYFALIPAFTLGPVALPHLAMRVFTSSSVKNARWAVVWFIFFLGLLFSGTYTSGFAGNFFQATTGKVISKPDQTLLILNVFYNPVWVAAFVMGGALAAGLSTVGGNLMAISGLVGNDILTVLAPTMDSKTRVKWGFVALGLGGIIAVLLAFKPPKFLVTSILWAFGLLASTATPGILLGVWWKEANKLALMVSSIICGVIYIVISPHVIPSIVVGKGVTAALGMAGGLVTVPLSFTLFIFLSIIFNRIAGLQSFAPTLKDKQVIDRIHGWGDYDETRYNGLTWPIILAIVCIFITIWGLQPWKF, encoded by the coding sequence ATGGGTAGTGAATTTGCACTCCAAAATATCTGGGTGGGCGTGATCGTTGTCGTCGTTCTCTTCGCCATTTGTTACGGGATTGGCTATGTTTCCGGGAAAATGACCACGAGCGAAGATGACTTCTACGCCGCCGGCTTTAAGATCGGCCCGGTTACAAACGGTTTGAGTATGGCCGCGACTTGGGCAAGCCTTGCGACCTTTCTCGGTGTCATCGCCCTGATCTCGAAATTGCAGGTTCCTTTCGTGTATCTGTGGATTCAGTGGGCCATTTCCATTCCGCTGCTGACCCTCCTGTATGGAACGAGTTTGCGCCGGATGAAGGCCTATACACCCGGAACCTTCATCAAAGCCCGTTATGGTAATGCGGCAACACTGGTGGTTGCCGGATGGATGATCCTGATCATGGTCATGTATGCGCTCGGCCAGATGATCGGGCTGGGGCAAGCATTCGAGCTTCTGTTCGGCATTCCCTATAATATCGGGCTCATTGTCGCCGGTATCGCAACGGTTGGTTACATTACGCTGGGCGGGATGTACGGCGCGTCGTATAACGCAGCCTTTCAGATGGTGATCATGACAATCGCCATGATCGTTCCCATGGGCGCGATCATGAAACAGATGGGCTCTTCGGGGTGGTGGTTTCCACCGCTTGCCTATGGCGACATGGTTCCTTCCATGTTGAAGGTGCTGCCCACGTTTTTTGACATGAAGTATGACTTCCGATGGTATTTCGCCCTGATTCCAGCCTTTACGCTTGGCCCGGTCGCACTGCCTCATTTGGCCATGCGCGTGTTCACCTCATCCAGCGTGAAAAACGCCCGATGGGCGGTTGTATGGTTCATATTTTTTCTGGGCCTGTTGTTTTCCGGTACATACACAAGCGGATTTGCGGGAAACTTTTTCCAGGCGACAACCGGCAAGGTCATTTCCAAGCCGGATCAGACATTGCTGATCCTGAATGTTTTCTACAACCCTGTCTGGGTCGCGGCCTTCGTGATGGGTGGTGCGCTTGCTGCAGGACTCTCCACGGTCGGCGGGAACCTGATGGCCATCTCCGGGCTGGTCGGAAACGACATTCTGACAGTTCTGGCGCCGACGATGGACAGCAAGACCCGTGTGAAATGGGGATTCGTCGCTCTCGGCCTCGGCGGCATCATTGCCGTTCTGCTGGCTTTCAAACCTCCGAAGTTCCTGGTTACCAGCATTCTGTGGGCTTTCGGACTGCTTGCTTCCACGGCGACCCCGGGAATCTTGCTTGGTGTCTGGTGGAAAGAAGCCAATAAACTGGCTTTGATGGTATCATCCATCATCTGCGGCGTTATCTATATCGTCATATCGCCGCATGTCATTCCAAGCATTGTCGTCGGTAAAGGGGTGACTGCCGCACTGGGTATGGCAGGCGGTCTGGTCACCGTGCCACTGTCCTTTACACTCTTCATTTTTCTGTCGATCATTTTCAACCGGATCGCGGGATTGCAGTCCTTTGCCCCGACGTTGAAAGACAAACAGGTCATCGATCGGATTCACGGATGGGGTGACTACGACGAAACGCGCTACAATGGATTGACCTGGCCGATCATTCTGGCCATTGTGTGTATTTTCATCACCATTTGGGGACTCCAGCCCTGGAAGTTCTGA